One Falsihalocynthiibacter arcticus DNA segment encodes these proteins:
- a CDS encoding TrgA family protein codes for MLSASRVVAGVVFAIVTWFACEFVVFTLPDDKKPGLFSVISAALAFVVAWRIAGPHQREGYKAAFSTGLTTAVAITICVTFLHAGIEMIDQSMRKAYGGPMEAIVDMFSIAGKYAMIAATPFPIAIMVFGGIFGGFAVEWASRRWN; via the coding sequence ATGCTTTCTGCATCCCGAGTAGTCGCTGGCGTTGTTTTTGCGATTGTCACATGGTTCGCTTGCGAATTCGTTGTTTTCACACTGCCCGATGACAAAAAACCTGGTCTGTTTTCCGTCATAAGTGCGGCACTCGCCTTTGTTGTCGCGTGGCGCATCGCAGGCCCCCATCAGCGCGAAGGGTATAAGGCTGCGTTTTCTACGGGGCTTACGACGGCAGTGGCCATCACCATTTGTGTAACGTTTCTGCATGCAGGGATCGAGATGATCGATCAGTCGATGCGCAAAGCCTATGGTGGCCCCATGGAAGCCATCGTTGATATGTTTAGTATCGCGGGCAAATATGCGATGATCGCAGCGACACCTTTCCCTATTGCCATAATGGTTTTTGGCGGAATTTTTGGTGGTTTTGCCGTGGAATGGGCCAGCCGCCGCTGGAACTGA
- a CDS encoding NUDIX domain-containing protein has translation MTALFLYGSLRYDPLLEVVLGNEALPENHPASLQDHCVYWAKDAGYPCLLPAAGLTAQGVVLPNPTEQMQARMDFYEACFDYEVHRVTLTDGQEALIYLPPQVIEAGPQWSLADWQTVWGPISVEAAREVMAAFGREDPKEVGKRFGVIRARAASKLRAQSAPSTNRFSTTDVTIIAQNRAYDHFFAMDDVRLTHRRFDGDVSPEIERAIFVMVDSVTVLPYDPVLDRVLLIEQFRVGPLIRGDTSPWSVEPIAGRVDAGETPEMAAHRESLEEAGLTALELELIGEYYPSPGAITEYLYSYIGITDLSKVTAGLGGVAAEGEDIQRHILSFDAFMERVTSGAGANGPLLLSAYWLAQNRDRLRAQAVGGA, from the coding sequence GTGACAGCCCTTTTTCTCTATGGTTCCCTGCGGTACGATCCGCTTCTTGAAGTCGTGTTAGGCAATGAGGCACTGCCTGAAAACCACCCCGCTTCCTTGCAAGATCATTGTGTATATTGGGCCAAAGACGCGGGTTATCCATGCTTATTACCTGCTGCGGGCCTCACAGCCCAAGGCGTGGTCCTGCCTAACCCTACGGAGCAGATGCAAGCGCGGATGGACTTCTACGAGGCCTGTTTTGACTATGAGGTGCACCGCGTGACGCTCACTGATGGGCAGGAAGCGCTTATTTATTTACCCCCACAAGTGATTGAAGCCGGTCCGCAGTGGTCGCTTGCCGATTGGCAAACGGTTTGGGGGCCGATTTCGGTTGAGGCCGCGCGCGAAGTCATGGCGGCATTTGGCCGCGAAGACCCCAAGGAGGTTGGCAAGCGTTTTGGCGTCATCCGTGCCCGCGCCGCCTCCAAATTGCGCGCACAATCTGCGCCGTCAACAAACCGCTTTTCCACAACAGACGTAACGATCATCGCGCAGAATCGCGCCTATGATCATTTTTTCGCAATGGACGACGTGCGTCTGACCCATCGCCGCTTTGATGGCGACGTCAGCCCTGAAATCGAACGCGCCATCTTTGTTATGGTCGATTCCGTCACTGTTTTGCCTTATGATCCCGTGTTGGATCGCGTTCTTTTAATTGAGCAATTTCGCGTTGGGCCGTTAATCCGCGGTGACACGTCGCCGTGGAGTGTTGAGCCAATAGCAGGGCGCGTTGATGCCGGAGAAACCCCTGAAATGGCGGCCCATCGAGAAAGCTTGGAGGAGGCGGGCCTGACCGCGCTTGAGCTTGAGCTCATTGGGGAATATTACCCATCCCCCGGAGCGATTACCGAGTATTTATACAGCTATATCGGCATCACGGATCTCTCGAAGGTTACGGCAGGTTTGGGCGGTGTCGCGGCGGAGGGCGAGGATATACAGCGCCACATTCTGAGCTTTGACGCCTTCATGGAACGGGTCACAAGCGGGGCAGGCGCCAACGGTCCGCTGCTCCTCTCAGCCTACTGGTTGGCGCAAAATCGCGACCGTTTGCGCGCTCAAGCGGTTGGCGGCGCTTGA